A portion of the Parasteatoda tepidariorum isolate YZ-2023 chromosome 5, CAS_Ptep_4.0, whole genome shotgun sequence genome contains these proteins:
- the LOC107444528 gene encoding leucine-rich repeat and immunoglobulin-like domain-containing nogo receptor-interacting protein 3 — protein sequence MGFNVLLLLLWLTCGAIAQRCPPEEDLSPSCNCRAFDTFSMMTCNNIMNAEELIAPIKAAEGYEMLAINIEDSSLLYIPGEIFKNTRFAKIRFANSQVMALSDSELAFEGLENELEEIRATGAHYITTWDWSQLRNLKKLSLIDVNNIGMGSLDNEFPRLETLTALGISSADLSFIHPDAFRELPNVDLLVLKNNAISEMSRSMFPNPAKKLYHLDLSNNLLTTLPDNMFSNMPDLHEVHLNNNKFVTLREEVFSPIMQKLQSMMLAGNEIRCDCRLRWMVNHRIPLYFKGECSEPQSLKGNDLRYLKHGDLYC from the exons atgggtTTCAACGTGCTACTACTTCTGCTGTGGTTAACCTGTGGAGCGATAGCACAACGCTGTCCTCCGGAAGAGGATCTGTCTCCATCCTGCAATTGCAGAGCTTTTGACACTTTCTCAATGATGACATGCAATAACATAATGAATGCGGAGGAGCTAATTGCTCCCATCAAAGCTGCTGAAGGTTACGAAATGTTAGCAATTAATATAGAAGATTCGTCACTTTTATATATACCTggagaaatattcaaaaatacaagatttGCAAAG ATTCGCTTCGCAAACTCCCAAGTGATGGCCTTATCAGACTCAGAATTGGCTTTTGAAGGACTAGAGAATGAGTTAGAAGAAATCCGAGCAACGGGAGCTCATTATATAACAACTTGGGACTGGTCTCAGTTGCGCAACCTCAAGAAACTGTCGTTAATAGATGTAAACAACATTGGCATGGGCAGCTTGGACAACGAATTCCCTCGTCTCGAAACCCTGACGGCATTAGGAATCAGCAGTGCAGATCTCTCCTTCATCCATCCAGATGCTTTCAGAGAATTACCGAATGTAGATTTGcttgttttgaaaaacaatgcAATAAGTGAAATGTCAAGAAGTATGTTCCCCAATCcagctaaaaaattatatcatttagaTCTCag CAACAACTTGCTGACCACTTTGCCAGATAATATGTTCAGCAACATGCCAGATTTGCATGAAGTACATCTGAATAACAACAAATTTGTGACTCTTAGAGAAGAAGTTTTTTCACCGATTATGCAAAAGCTGCAATCAATGATGTTGGCAG GTAATGAAATTCGGTGTGATTGTCGCTTGAGATGGATGGTAAACCACAGAATTCCTCTGTATTTCAAAGGTGAATGCAGTGAACCTCAAAGTCTGAAAGGAAACGATCTTAGATATCTTAAGCATGGCGATCTCTATTGTTAA